A window from Luteibacter flocculans encodes these proteins:
- the msbA gene encoding lipid A export permease/ATP-binding protein MsbA, with product MSTQKVSVWDVRTWQTYKRLLSYTKRFRTAGIIAIIGMIIDPACLSLFTNLLQPLIDNLFIARDPYTIFWMPIWIIGIFAVRGVASYCTDYGIAYVGRNVVQAIRIDVFAAYLRLPSTFFAKEPSGQQISRITYTSEQVAAASSDSLKVAVTEGLTVVGLLAVMLYQSAYLAMALLVLVPCVVVIVTIISRRYRKISKRIQGNMGTVTSAVEEAVAANREVRIYGGQTREGDRFGQIADRQRRLNLKVSATSAASSATIQTVGAMALATLVYLGTRPGVIETITPGVFTAVLTAMGGMLPSLKRLAGIQSNLQKGVSAAEDLFAIIDEPPEVDNGNEELVRTKGDIRFENVKLVYERNNHTALRGVDLVCAPGTVTALVGRSGSGKSSLVSLLPRFYEPTEGRILIDGRDYAQYTLASLRRQIAWVGQNVILFDDTVAANIAYGEMAGASEADIVAAAQAANAMEFIERLPQGLQTPIGQGGNSLSGGQRQRIAIARAILKNAPILVLDEATSALDTESERLIQDALTRLMRDRTTLVIAHRLSTIEHADQIAVMEQGRIIELGTHRELIERGGQYAALHRMQFHEQASAG from the coding sequence GTGAGTACGCAGAAAGTCTCGGTGTGGGACGTCCGCACCTGGCAGACGTACAAGCGCCTGCTCAGCTATACGAAGCGGTTCCGTACGGCCGGCATCATCGCCATCATCGGCATGATCATCGATCCGGCCTGCCTGTCGCTGTTCACCAACCTGCTGCAGCCGCTGATCGACAACCTGTTCATCGCGCGCGATCCGTACACGATCTTCTGGATGCCGATCTGGATCATCGGCATCTTCGCGGTGCGCGGCGTCGCCTCGTATTGCACCGACTACGGTATCGCCTACGTCGGCCGCAACGTCGTCCAGGCGATCCGCATCGACGTATTCGCGGCCTATCTGCGCCTGCCGTCCACGTTCTTCGCCAAGGAGCCGTCAGGGCAGCAGATCTCGCGCATCACGTATACGAGCGAGCAGGTCGCCGCGGCGTCGTCGGATTCTCTGAAAGTCGCCGTGACAGAAGGGCTTACCGTCGTCGGCCTGCTGGCGGTCATGCTCTACCAGAGCGCCTATCTCGCGATGGCGTTGCTCGTGCTGGTGCCGTGCGTGGTGGTCATCGTCACCATCATCAGCCGCCGCTACCGCAAGATCAGCAAGCGCATCCAGGGCAATATGGGTACCGTGACCAGCGCGGTAGAAGAAGCCGTCGCGGCCAACCGCGAGGTGCGTATCTACGGCGGACAGACCCGCGAAGGCGACCGCTTCGGACAGATCGCCGACCGCCAGCGCCGGCTCAACCTCAAGGTGTCTGCCACCAGCGCCGCGTCCAGCGCCACGATCCAGACGGTCGGCGCGATGGCGCTGGCCACCTTGGTCTACCTGGGCACGCGCCCCGGCGTCATCGAGACGATCACCCCTGGCGTATTCACCGCCGTGCTCACGGCCATGGGCGGCATGCTGCCGTCGCTCAAGCGTCTTGCCGGCATCCAGTCCAACCTGCAAAAGGGCGTGAGCGCGGCGGAAGATCTCTTCGCCATCATCGACGAACCGCCCGAGGTCGATAACGGTAACGAAGAACTCGTCCGCACGAAGGGCGACATCCGTTTCGAGAACGTCAAGCTGGTCTACGAGCGCAACAACCACACAGCCCTGCGTGGCGTCGACCTGGTCTGTGCGCCGGGCACGGTCACGGCGCTGGTGGGTCGTTCGGGCAGTGGCAAGTCGAGTCTCGTGAGCCTGCTCCCGCGTTTCTACGAACCGACCGAAGGCCGCATCCTGATCGACGGCCGCGACTATGCACAGTACACGCTGGCGTCGTTGCGTCGGCAGATCGCCTGGGTCGGCCAGAACGTGATCCTGTTCGACGACACCGTGGCCGCCAACATCGCCTACGGCGAGATGGCCGGCGCGTCGGAAGCCGACATCGTCGCTGCCGCGCAGGCCGCGAACGCGATGGAATTCATCGAGCGACTCCCGCAGGGCTTGCAGACGCCGATCGGGCAGGGCGGCAATTCGCTTTCCGGCGGTCAGCGTCAGCGCATCGCGATTGCGCGCGCCATTCTGAAGAACGCGCCCATCCTCGTGCTCGACGAGGCCACCAGCGCCCTCGATACCGAGTCGGAACGCCTGATCCAGGACGCGTTGACCCGCCTGATGCGCGATCGCACCACGCTGGTCATCGCACATCGTCTGTCCACCATCGAGCACGCGGACCAGATCGCGGTGATGGAGCAGGGCAGGATCATCGAACTGGGTACGCATCGTGAGTTGATCGAACGCGGTGGCCAGTACGCGGCGCTGCATCGCATGCAGTTCCACGAGCAGGCATCGGCGGGCTGA
- the lpxK gene encoding tetraacyldisaccharide 4'-kinase gives MALGASLQRRWYGDTPPPWWTRPLEALYRFAVRRRADRYRNDPAAVVRLPVPVIVVGNITLGGTGKTPLIAALAAAMAEHGFKPGVVSRGYGGSERGPYLLTGEDDPARVGDEPSLIRQSGIPVAIGRQRPEAAQLLVEAGCDLILADDGLQHHRLGRDVEICVIDGERRLGNGHLLPAGPLREPASRLADVDFVVVNGGVPREGEIGMTLEGGVAVNMHDPMKTTPLADFAGRPAHAVAGIGNPARFFASLAAQGIAVDGHPFADHHAFTRDDFTFADGCPVLMTDKDAVKCRRFARPNWWRVPVRAVLPPSFYDAVAARIAEAKLR, from the coding sequence GTGGCCCTCGGCGCGTCGTTGCAACGGCGTTGGTATGGCGATACACCGCCACCGTGGTGGACGCGTCCGCTGGAAGCGCTGTATCGCTTCGCCGTACGACGTCGTGCGGATCGTTACCGTAACGATCCTGCCGCTGTGGTTCGCCTGCCCGTACCGGTCATCGTGGTCGGCAACATCACGCTCGGTGGCACCGGCAAGACACCGCTGATCGCCGCGCTCGCTGCGGCCATGGCAGAGCATGGATTCAAGCCCGGCGTCGTCAGCCGCGGTTATGGCGGCAGCGAACGCGGCCCCTATTTGCTGACTGGCGAGGACGACCCGGCCAGGGTCGGCGACGAACCGAGCCTGATCCGCCAGAGCGGCATTCCCGTCGCCATCGGTCGTCAGCGGCCGGAGGCGGCACAGCTACTTGTGGAGGCGGGCTGCGACCTCATCCTCGCGGACGACGGCCTGCAGCATCACCGTCTGGGGCGCGATGTGGAGATCTGCGTCATCGATGGCGAGCGCCGCCTCGGCAATGGACACCTCCTGCCTGCCGGCCCCCTGCGCGAACCAGCGAGCCGGCTCGCTGACGTCGACTTCGTGGTCGTCAATGGCGGGGTACCCCGTGAGGGCGAGATAGGGATGACGTTAGAAGGCGGCGTTGCCGTGAACATGCACGACCCGATGAAGACCACGCCGCTGGCGGATTTCGCGGGGCGCCCCGCGCATGCGGTAGCGGGTATCGGGAATCCGGCGCGGTTCTTCGCAAGCCTTGCGGCGCAGGGCATCGCGGTGGATGGGCATCCGTTCGCGGACCACCATGCCTTCACGCGGGACGATTTCACCTTTGCCGATGGCTGTCCGGTCCTCATGACCGACAAGGACGCCGTCAAATGCCGCCGCTTTGCGCGGCCGAACTGGTGGCGCGTGCCGGTGCGCGCCGTGCTCCCACCGTCGTTCTACGACGCTGTGGCGGCTCGCATCGCGGAAGCGAAACTGCGCTGA